From the Tenacibaculum dicentrarchi genome, the window TAACTTTATAAGAATACACCGTTCAACAATCATCAACACTAATTTTATTGATGAAATAATTGCTTCTAATTACGGAGAGACTGATGTAAAAATAAATGACAATAAAACATTTCGTATCAGTAAAAGTTATAAAAAAGAATTTCAAGAAATTATAGGATTTTAGAACATCCTAAGCAAGTGAAATTAATTTAGAAGTCCCCATTTCTACTCATTTTTTTATTTTTCAAAATAAAATAGCCACAAAAAAAAACACCTCATTAATTTTAAAAATCAACGAGGTGCTTATAGTATTCTTTTAAGCCTAATTTATATTTTTTTAATACTTATCTTGTAACGCAAATACCTGACGTAATAATGCAGTATTTCGCAATCCTGCTTTTTCACGAATTCCTTTTTCTTCTACAGCAATCATGGTAAAAACACCTTGTAAAGCTTGGGTTGTAACATAATCTGTTAAATTCGGATTTACTCTTTTTACAAAAGGAATACTATTATATCTATTGATTAAATTCGTCCAAATTTTATCAGCACCTACTTTTGAAAATGATTTTTTAATCACCGGGTTAAATTTACTGTATAAAGCAGTAGTTGTTTTTCCTTTCAAATAAGAAGTTGCCGCGTTTTTATCGCCTAATAAAATAGTTTTTGCATCGTTAAAAGACATCTGTTTTACAGCATTTACAAAAATTGGCGTTGCCGTTTTAACAGCATCTTCGGCGGTGTTATTAATTGCTCTTAATCCTTGGTCAGCTAATTTACTTAAACCGATTTTACGCAATCCTTTATCTACTTTTTTCAACTCTTCTGGTAAGGCAATTTTCACCAATTGGTTGTTGTAAAAACCATCTTTAGCAGTTAATTTTTTTACTTGATTTTTAATTCCGTTGTCTAAAGCCTGACGCAAACCATTTCCTATTTGCTGTTGTGACAATCCACCGCCAAGAGTTCCTTGTGGCAATTGGCTTACAACTTTTTGTAATTCGGCACAACCTGTTAAAGAAATTGCTAGTACTGCTACTGCTATAATTTTTTTCATTTTAAATCTTTATTTTATTTGGTTTCTATCTTTTAAGATACCTTTTATTAGTAATTGTCACACTCTTTTCTATTCTACTTAAAGCTATCTGTTTTTTTATCATATCCAAAAGGACAATGTTTACAGCCACTTTTACAGCAGTATCCACGTCTTAAATGATAGGCTTCTTTAAAAACCCGATAGCCTTGCTCATTTACATAATACTCATCGGGAGTTGCTTTTAAAATTTTATTTATCATAATTTATCGTACTGCAAATATCAAAAAAAGATACGTTAATAAGAATGTTTTAGTTTCTTTAATTAACGCATCTTTTTATAAATATTATAAATATCTTAACTTTCTACTTTTTACTTTCTAGCGGATATTCAGCTAATATCTCTTTTACAAACTCTTTAATTCTAGCTTGCTTTCTTTCAACACTACGACTACTTAATGCACCAGTACCAATACCCTGCCAAACCAATGCTTTATTTTGAGTATCTAAAACATCAATAAATAAAGTTCCTTCGGTATATTGAGATACATTTATTCGGTTCATGCCGTTCATTCCAATCATGCCATAATAATATGGATAATAAAAACCGCCATACATCCTATCATTTACATTAATTCGTTCTCTTGATTTTGTAAACAAGCTCACTAAAACATCCGGCGATGAAGATTTAGCCATCCCTTTTGCCGTTAATTCTTGTTCAATAGCACGCATAATACGTTTTTTATCTAAATCAGAAATAGCCGCTTTGTCAATTCCTTTTTTATAAAAAGCAAATGTTTTATAACTATTAAAATCAGCTTCTGTATCGTAATCGGTTGTTACTCTTACCGAACTACACGAGGTTATCATTAAAGCGATAATTGGCAAAAAAAATAGGCTAGATAATTTCATTTTAGTAGGATTTATTCTTGTTTAAAATCAGTATTAAATAAGGCATCATCTACAAAATTAGGAACAGTAACTTGCAATTCTTTTTCAGACTTCATAGCACGTTTAATTGTAAAAACAGCGCCCTGATTTCTCGCCCAACTTCTTCTTGCAATTCCATTATTTACATCCCAAAAAAGCATTGATTTTAAGCGTTTTGATGCTGCCTTAGAACCATCAAGAAGCATGCCAAAACCACCGTTAATAACTTCACCCCAGCCAACGCCACCACCGTTATGAATAGAAACCCAAGTAGCACCTCTAAAGCTATCGCCAATTACATTTTGAATTGCCATATCAGCAGTGTAACGAGAACCGTCGTAAATATTTGAAGTTTCACGATATGGCGAATCGGTACCCGAAACATCATGATGATCACGCCCTAAAACAACCTTTCCTATCTTCCCTTTTTTAATCGCTTTATTAAAAGCTTCGGCAATTTTTGCACGTCCTTGTGCATCGGCATATAAAATACGTGCCTGCGAACCGACGACTAATTTATTTTCTTGTGCGCCTTTAATCC encodes:
- a CDS encoding DUF4197 domain-containing protein, with product MKKIIAVAVLAISLTGCAELQKVVSQLPQGTLGGGLSQQQIGNGLRQALDNGIKNQVKKLTAKDGFYNNQLVKIALPEELKKVDKGLRKIGLSKLADQGLRAINNTAEDAVKTATPIFVNAVKQMSFNDAKTILLGDKNAATSYLKGKTTTALYSKFNPVIKKSFSKVGADKIWTNLINRYNSIPFVKRVNPNLTDYVTTQALQGVFTMIAVEEKGIREKAGLRNTALLRQVFALQDKY
- a CDS encoding DUF5522 domain-containing protein — protein: MINKILKATPDEYYVNEQGYRVFKEAYHLRRGYCCKSGCKHCPFGYDKKTDSFK
- a CDS encoding DUF4136 domain-containing protein — protein: MKLSSLFFLPIIALMITSCSSVRVTTDYDTEADFNSYKTFAFYKKGIDKAAISDLDKKRIMRAIEQELTAKGMAKSSSPDVLVSLFTKSRERINVNDRMYGGFYYPYYYGMIGMNGMNRINVSQYTEGTLFIDVLDTQNKALVWQGIGTGALSSRSVERKQARIKEFVKEILAEYPLESKK